One Gimesia aquarii DNA segment encodes these proteins:
- a CDS encoding pyridoxamine 5'-phosphate oxidase family protein has translation MGQRFTELPEKQIEFIKEQKLFFVGTATADSRINISPKGMDSLRVLSPKHVIWLNVTGSGNETSAHIQEDGRMTIMFCAFTGKPLILRLYGQANVLHPYDAEWDEMVSHFPNTPGARQIFDMHVDLVQTSCGMGVPFYDYVEERELLTSWAIKQGEEGVSEYWKKKNQLSLDGKPTHILDADR, from the coding sequence ATGGGACAGCGTTTCACCGAATTGCCAGAAAAACAAATCGAGTTCATCAAAGAGCAAAAGTTATTCTTTGTCGGGACAGCAACGGCTGACAGCCGGATTAATATCTCTCCCAAAGGCATGGACTCACTGCGTGTTCTGAGTCCCAAACATGTCATCTGGCTGAACGTGACTGGCAGCGGCAATGAAACTTCCGCACACATTCAGGAAGACGGGCGAATGACAATTATGTTTTGTGCCTTCACAGGGAAGCCTCTCATCTTGCGACTGTATGGACAGGCGAACGTTCTGCACCCTTACGATGCGGAATGGGACGAAATGGTATCCCACTTCCCTAATACGCCTGGCGCACGACAGATTTTTGATATGCACGTCGATCTGGTTCAGACCTCTTGTGGGATGGGTGTCCCATTTTATGACTATGTCGAAGAACGGGAACTGTTAACAAGCTGGGCCATCAAGCAAGGGGAAGAAGGCGTATCAGAGTACTGGAAAAAGAAAAACCAACTCAGCCTCGACGGCAAACCAACGCACATTCTGGATGCCGATCGTTAA
- a CDS encoding AraC family transcriptional regulator yields the protein MNVPLQQQFFKKVPGIEQTCRLFAHLPDVYLVVKDDEGRFIKHNQALLNWLKVDSDEELIGKTDFDIHPWDQAEAYQREDQRVMKSEEPLVDLVHPVTGGEGATSWFQVIKEPLFDKQRRVAGVVGMMRDYQRAGLAIAPYLEMQQVFDHIDDHFQREITVKELASLVELSTSQFQRRFRKLFNTSPASYINHVRIQSACRKLTSTTDTISHIAIQTGFYDHSHFSKVFKAYTGVSPTEYRRQ from the coding sequence ATGAATGTCCCCCTCCAGCAACAATTCTTCAAAAAAGTCCCCGGAATTGAGCAAACGTGTCGACTGTTCGCCCATTTGCCCGATGTGTATCTGGTTGTGAAAGATGACGAAGGACGATTCATTAAACACAACCAAGCATTATTAAACTGGCTCAAAGTCGATTCTGATGAGGAACTAATCGGTAAGACCGATTTTGACATCCATCCATGGGATCAAGCCGAGGCATATCAACGCGAAGATCAACGCGTCATGAAATCGGAAGAACCACTGGTTGATCTCGTACATCCTGTGACCGGCGGTGAAGGAGCCACCTCCTGGTTTCAGGTCATCAAAGAACCCTTGTTCGATAAGCAACGCAGAGTCGCAGGCGTCGTGGGGATGATGCGCGATTATCAGCGTGCCGGTCTGGCGATTGCCCCCTATCTGGAAATGCAACAAGTGTTCGATCATATCGATGATCATTTTCAGCGAGAAATCACAGTGAAAGAACTGGCATCTCTGGTGGAACTTTCGACCAGCCAGTTTCAACGCCGGTTTCGCAAGCTGTTCAACACAAGTCCCGCCAGTTACATTAATCACGTTCGCATTCAATCTGCGTGTCGCAAGCTGACTTCCACTACTGATACGATATCACATATCGCGATTCAAACCGGATTTTACGACCACAGCCATTTCTCCAAAGTCTTTAAGGCATATACGGGAGTCAGCCCCACTGAATATCGTCGCCAATAG
- a CDS encoding Gfo/Idh/MocA family protein — MTNKGALNRRDFMKTAAVASTVFSAPTIIPGTALGLNGTVAPSERINLGGIGIRRRGGYVLSHMLEQPDVRFVAIADVRADQRKTVKGMADKQNGDQKCDTYRDFRELLARDDIDAVLIATGDRWHATASMMAAEAGKDVYSEKPCAITMELARKLQETIQRTGRVFQAGTQRRNVSNFAHASKLAQTGQLGKIHTVHASIYQLIDRHDWLPAEPEPDPEVVDWNMWLGPAPWRPYNHAYVDGAWRGHYDFDSGAKLLDWGAHTLDICQWALDADHTMPVTYEPKDVPNDNVIECVYENGVKLVMRRNGWMGLGTCPVRFEGEAGWVETGDSGQTAVSSDQLRASLPSPSSIPGTSPKFHVRDFFNCVKTRSKPAANEDVMARSHIACHAAAIAWKLGRKLQFDPVTEEFVNDDEANRMRSRAMREPWTV, encoded by the coding sequence ATGACGAACAAAGGTGCTCTAAATCGTCGTGACTTTATGAAAACGGCGGCTGTCGCCAGTACCGTTTTCTCGGCTCCTACTATCATTCCCGGAACTGCGTTGGGATTGAACGGAACAGTGGCTCCCAGCGAACGCATCAATCTGGGAGGCATCGGTATTCGCAGACGCGGTGGTTATGTGTTGAGTCATATGTTGGAACAACCCGATGTACGATTTGTGGCGATTGCCGACGTTCGTGCGGACCAACGCAAAACAGTCAAAGGCATGGCTGACAAACAGAACGGTGATCAGAAATGTGATACGTATCGTGACTTCCGCGAACTCCTGGCACGGGACGACATTGACGCTGTCTTAATAGCCACGGGCGACCGCTGGCACGCGACCGCGTCGATGATGGCGGCGGAAGCGGGAAAGGATGTATATTCCGAAAAACCGTGTGCGATTACAATGGAACTCGCCCGTAAATTGCAAGAGACAATTCAACGCACGGGTCGTGTTTTCCAGGCAGGCACACAGCGTCGTAATGTTTCAAACTTTGCGCACGCTTCCAAACTGGCTCAGACAGGACAACTTGGAAAAATTCATACCGTGCATGCTTCCATCTATCAATTGATTGATCGTCACGACTGGCTGCCGGCGGAGCCAGAGCCTGATCCTGAAGTAGTGGACTGGAACATGTGGCTTGGACCCGCACCGTGGCGGCCTTACAATCATGCATATGTTGATGGCGCCTGGCGTGGTCATTACGATTTTGATTCCGGTGCGAAACTACTCGACTGGGGGGCGCATACATTGGATATCTGTCAATGGGCGCTCGATGCAGACCATACCATGCCAGTGACGTATGAACCCAAGGATGTTCCGAATGACAACGTCATTGAATGTGTTTACGAAAATGGTGTGAAACTAGTTATGCGTCGCAATGGCTGGATGGGACTGGGAACCTGCCCGGTTCGGTTTGAAGGCGAAGCAGGCTGGGTCGAAACCGGTGACTCGGGTCAAACGGCCGTGTCCTCAGACCAACTAAGGGCATCACTTCCCTCACCCAGTTCGATTCCGGGTACATCACCTAAATTTCATGTACGTGATTTCTTTAACTGTGTGAAAACTCGTTCCAAACCCGCGGCCAACGAAGATGTAATGGCTCGTTCCCACATTGCCTGTCATGCGGCAGCAATTGCCTGGAAGCTGGGACGGAAATTGCAGTTTGATCCGGTGACAGAAGAATTTGTGAACGACGATGAAGCCAATCGCATGCGGAGCCGCGCGATGCGAGAACCGTGGACTGTCTAA